The window GGGAGCAGGACGACCGCTGCCTAGAAGGCACCTTTCAGGTTGGCGCCGACCTCAAGGCGACGGTGGAGGGGCTCACCGACGAGGAGGTGCACAAGGCCGTCGCCTCCCAGCTGTGGGAAGTGGCGATCCACCGGGTGCGCCGCCCTTTCGAGCAGACCCACGGCGCCAACACCTTCACCGCCGGTGACACCGATGCGGTAGGCACCGAGGTGATCATGGGCGGCAAGGCCGAAGGCGACCGCTACCGCATCAAGGACAACGTGGTGACGATGGTGCACCGCCACATCCACGGCACGGTGGTGACGATCTTCACCGAAAGCGTCACCGACACCGGCAGCGGCTACCTCAGCCACCGCTACACCAGCCGCTACAGCGACCCCGCCACCGGTGAGGCCCGCGGCGGCACCAGCCGTTTCACCGACACCTTCGTGCCCCTGGCCGGCGTGGGCCCCTGGGTGCTGAGCGAGCGGGTGGTGGAGACGGAGGCCCACGGCGACACGCCGGCCGGCCGCCAGGTGTTCCGGTTCGAGGATCTCGCCCCCCTGGCTTAGGTCCGGGGCTCAGGGCAGTGGGGTGATCGTTTTCAGCTTGTCGTTGAGCTGGCTGGCCATCGCCTGGCGGCCCACGGCCAGCACCTTGAGGGTGTCTTCATGCATGCGCAGCTGGGCATCAGCCACCTGCATCCCCCGCACCAGCTCCTTGACGTCGTCGGGGAGGCCGTTGAGGTCGTAGCGCAGGCCCTCGAAGGTCAGCACGGGCGGTTGCTGGCTGGGAGTTTCCAACGGGGGAGGAGCAATTGGATGTGAGCCTAGGTGGCGGACTCAGGCCTCCAGGCGGATGAACTGGCGTTCGCACAGCTCCCGGTAGCGGCCGCCGCTGGCCATCAGTTCATCGTGGCTGCCCTGCTGGACGATGCGGCCGCCGTCGAGCACCACGATCAGGTCGGCCTCCTGCACGGTGGCCAGCCGGTGGGCGATCACCAGCACGGTGCGACCGGCCATGGCCTGCTGCAGGCCCTGCTGCACCGCCTCTTCGGCCTCCGCATCCAGGGCGCTGGTGGCCTCGTCGAGGAGCATCACCGCCGGGTTGCCCAGCACGGCCCGGGCGATCGCCAGCCGCTGCAGCTGGCCACCGGAGAAGTTGCTGCCCCGTTCCTCGAGCCGGCTGTCGTAGCCGCCGGGGAGGCTTTCGATGAAGTCAGCCGCATTGGCCAGCCGGGCGGCCTCGCGGATCTGTTCGCTGCTGGCGGGGCGCCCGAAGGCGATGGCTTCGGCCACCGTTCCCGAAAAGACACTGCTCTGCTGGGGCACCAGGGCCACGGCGCGGCGCAGGTCCCGGGCCCGCAGGTCGGCCAGGTTCTGGCCATCGAGCAGCACCCGGCCGCTCTGGGCGGTGTTGAAGCGCAGCAGCAACGAAAACAGGGTGCTTTTGCCGGCACCGGAGGGTCCCACCAGGGCCACCACCTGGCCAGGCCGGATGTGGAGATCGAGCTGGCGCAACACCGGGCTGGCGCCCCCGTAGCCGAAGCTAACCCCGTCCAGCCGCAACTCCCCGGAGACGCTCCCCAGGGGCCTGGCGTCGGCATGGTCGGGCGGTTCCACCGGCTCGTTTTCGATCGCCCGCAGGCGCTTCAGCGAGGCCTGGCCCTGCTGGAACTCGTTGAAGTTGGTGGTGAGGTGGGAGATCGGATCGATCAGCATCAGCAGGGCGGCGACGTAGCTGCTGAACCCCTGGCTGTCGAGGCCGCCGGCCTTGATCCGCGCCGCGCCGATCAGCAGCACCGAGAGGATGCCCGCCGCTTCGATGAAACCCACCACCGGGTGCTGCAGGGCCAGCAGTTCCAGGGTGCGGTAACGGGCGCGGCGGTGCAGGTCGATCTCGGTGTCGAACCGCTGCTGCAGCCAGGGTTCCGCGGCGAAGGCCCGCACCAGGGGCAGGCCG is drawn from Cyanobium sp. AMD-g and contains these coding sequences:
- a CDS encoding DUF3386 domain-containing protein is translated as MTSTLAAQPVAPGTDLREVFRAAYENRYTWEPGFGGYGGRCVWEQDDRCLEGTFQVGADLKATVEGLTDEEVHKAVASQLWEVAIHRVRRPFEQTHGANTFTAGDTDAVGTEVIMGGKAEGDRYRIKDNVVTMVHRHIHGTVVTIFTESVTDTGSGYLSHRYTSRYSDPATGEARGGTSRFTDTFVPLAGVGPWVLSERVVETEAHGDTPAGRQVFRFEDLAPLA
- a CDS encoding DUF6447 family protein, whose amino-acid sequence is METPSQQPPVLTFEGLRYDLNGLPDDVKELVRGMQVADAQLRMHEDTLKVLAVGRQAMASQLNDKLKTITPLP
- a CDS encoding ABC transporter ATP-binding protein, with the protein product MLAPSPAGFRRLWPLLKPHRRPLLLGGLCMLVFVGCWPLLAWLAGQLIPAIGAGDFTKVLRTIAAALAVFLVQKIAQFGQDTLLAGPALRVSQELRRQLFARLQRLDFGALEKLSAGDLTYRLTEDADRVGEVIYKTIQDTTPSALQLVVVLGYMIWLDWPLALATLLLAPLVALMVSAFGARVMNAAERSQKQVSDLAALLGEAIGGLPLVRAFAAEPWLQQRFDTEIDLHRRARYRTLELLALQHPVVGFIEAAGILSVLLIGAARIKAGGLDSQGFSSYVAALLMLIDPISHLTTNFNEFQQGQASLKRLRAIENEPVEPPDHADARPLGSVSGELRLDGVSFGYGGASPVLRQLDLHIRPGQVVALVGPSGAGKSTLFSLLLRFNTAQSGRVLLDGQNLADLRARDLRRAVALVPQQSSVFSGTVAEAIAFGRPASSEQIREAARLANAADFIESLPGGYDSRLEERGSNFSGGQLQRLAIARAVLGNPAVMLLDEATSALDAEAEEAVQQGLQQAMAGRTVLVIAHRLATVQEADLIVVLDGGRIVQQGSHDELMASGGRYRELCERQFIRLEA